One stretch of Scatophagus argus isolate fScaArg1 chromosome 18, fScaArg1.pri, whole genome shotgun sequence DNA includes these proteins:
- the palmdb gene encoding palmdelphin isoform X3, with the protein MTELYLPHKLCYHLLEDSHSTNPAIMEEADLLKERLQAITDKRRIQESIAMKRRQIEEEKLKLQYIKKKALREQWLMDGLSQQSEEEQEAMRLQAQDEQQQSDQLQSNIFRIEKEIEALETQELNISANEEVVLKRLKEVERTAEDIIKELNAEFQPDLTHHDTSPLLDIASFISVSPAKTPPTREPGSEDPKKATFAMEINVEHDKRTGKSQVVSTATITPETIQDRGLKVYDDGRKSVYALHPDGGKMISGAVGEMTPTEVEELLHQATDKNVPTEVQYHQPVYSVPYTGCSRPSTPRTPNKMPDSNPTPSTSPFQGTILSRNGGQIHREENQRSQHLEGWKTPSKILSPSLIQQDSMTKNQRPGEETKLHYIPGQSNSDRHQSPSQGLNCSKMDVNSPDPAALVSIKSRYEGIPAPIQPVYRAVDSYSPSPASYKSKVDPDALKESSGDFNRHVPFCAESIASLNLVNTLPEELKSEPITMIFMGYENAEDEEEEDIQAELVIIGNSDDNGNDKAQYVKNQSDVEESLSYHPEGYKSKIFQPQVGIAKVTGCCDIEDAYTNWDELGLHKPTFIHKPGKHSPYLQGQGVDESANTGSINMEKMKLCSTGR; encoded by the exons GACAAAAGAAGAATCCAAGAGAGCATCGCCATGAAAAGGAGACAGATTGAAGAGGAGAAATTAAAACTCCAGTACATAAAG AAAAAAGCCCTGAGGGAGCAGTGGCTGATGGACGGTCTGAGTCAGCAGTcggaggaggaacaggaggccATGAGGCTTCAGGCTCAggatgaacagcagcagagtgatCAGCTGCAGAGCAACATCTTCAG AATAGAGAAAGAGATTGAGGCACTGGAAACACAAGAGCTCAACATATCTGCCAATGAAGAAGTAGTTCTGAAGCGGTTAAAAGAGGTGGAGAGGACGGCCGAGGACATTATCAAG GAGCTAAACGCAGAGTTCCAGCCAG aTCTGACACATCATGACACTTCGCCTCTTCTGGATATTgcatcattcatttcagtgtcaCCAGCAAAAACACCTCCTACACGTGAGCCTGGTAGTGAAGACCCAAAGAAAG CTACATTTGCGATGGAGATTAATGTGGAACATGATAAAAGAACAGGCAAAAGTCAGGTTGTCTCTACAGCAACTATCACCCCAGAAACCATCCAGGACAGGGGGCTGAAAGTGTACGATGATGGGCGAAAGTCTGTATATGCACTGCATCCAGATGGAGGCAAAATGATCAGTGGGGCAGTTGGAGAGATGACACCCACAGAGGTAGAAGAACTGCTGCATCAGGCCACAGATAAGAATGTGCCTACTGAGGTGCAGTACCATCAGCCTGTCTACTCTGTACCCTACACAGGGTGCAGCAGGCCTTCAACACCCAGAACACCAAATAAAATGCCAGACTCAAACCCAACACCTAGTACCAGCCCCTTCCAGGGCACTATCTTATCCAGAAATGGGGGTCAAAtccacagagaagaaaaccaGAGAAGCCAACATCTGGAGGGCTGGAAAACCCCAAGTAAAATACTTAGTCCTAGCCTCATCCAACAAGACTCCATGACTAAAAACCAAAGACCTGGAGAAGAAACTAAGTTGCACTACATTCCAGGACAATCTAACAGTGACAGGCATCAAAGTCCTTCACAAGGACTCAACTGCAGCAAGATGGATGTGAACAGTCCAGACCCAGCAGCTCTTGTCTCAATCAAATCAAGGTATGAAGGAATTCCTGCACCCATACAGCCAGTCTACAGGGCAGTAGATAGCTATAGTCCTTCGCCAGCCAGCTACAAGTCCAAGGTTGATCCTGATGCCTTGAAAGAGAGTTCAGGTGATTTTAACAGACACGTGCCTTTCTGCGCAGAGAGTATTGCCTCTCTGAACCTTGTCAACACCTTGCCAGAGGAACTAAAATCAGAACCCATCACCATGATCTTCATGGGCTATGAGAATGCcgaagacgaggaggaagaagacattCAGGCTGAGCTAGTTATCATAGGCAACAGTGATGACAATGGTAATGATAAGGCCCAATATGTTAAAAATCAAAGTGATGTGGAGGAGTCACTCTCGTACCACCCTGAGGGATACAAGAGCAAAATCTTCCAGCCCCAAGTGGGCATAGCCAAGGTTACAGGCTGCTGTGACATTGAAGATGCCTACACAAACTGGGATGAATTAGGGCTCCACAAGCCTACGTTCATCCACAAGCCTGGGAAGCACAGTCCCTACCTGCAGGGACAGGGGGTGGATGAGTCTGCAAACACAGGCAGCATCAATATGGAGAAGATGAAGCTCTGTTCAACAGGAAGATAA